From Paenibacillus polymyxa, the proteins below share one genomic window:
- a CDS encoding potassium/proton antiporter — translation MEQTTVINLIVLLLSGLLLVGVLTTKFSSRFGMPALVLFIAVGMVLSQFIYFDNAFITQLVGILALIVILFEGGMQTKFTDVKPVIRPALSLSTLGVIITTVVIGVCAKFILGVSWMESMLFGAIVGSTDAAAVFSVLGGKNIKKRITSTLEAESGSNDPMAVFLTVTLIELIHHPEQSIWIHILLFLWEMGFGLAVGFVLGRLGVYAINKMNFDSSGLYPVMALAFAVLTYAAASLLEASGLLAVYVMAIVLGNSDLTYKRSIIHFNNGFAWMVQIMMFVLLGLLVFPDQLLGIAWQSLALSFILMLVARPIGVFLSLLFSRYSVREKTLLSWAGLRGAVPIVLATYPLLDEMDVGPLFFNVVFFVVLTSAIIQGTTISWLAVKLGLMDPNETSSPSLLELVSLGKTTSEINHIQVQKGMSIAGKAIQDIQLPEDILFTAIIRNEQIIAPRGTTVIEPGDTLYVLSPKLKRQQMKELFMLLEPEAAP, via the coding sequence ATGGAACAGACAACCGTGATTAATTTGATTGTGCTTTTGCTGTCCGGCTTGCTGCTGGTCGGTGTGCTGACTACCAAATTTTCCAGCCGTTTCGGTATGCCTGCGCTCGTTTTGTTTATTGCTGTAGGCATGGTGCTCAGTCAGTTTATTTATTTTGATAATGCCTTTATCACACAGCTGGTGGGCATTCTCGCGCTCATTGTAATCTTGTTTGAAGGCGGGATGCAGACAAAGTTTACAGATGTTAAGCCAGTAATTCGACCTGCGTTGTCATTATCAACGTTGGGGGTCATCATTACGACTGTAGTCATTGGCGTCTGCGCCAAGTTTATTTTAGGCGTGAGCTGGATGGAATCCATGCTGTTTGGCGCTATTGTTGGTTCGACGGATGCGGCAGCTGTGTTTTCCGTTTTAGGAGGTAAAAACATCAAAAAGCGAATTACCTCGACGCTTGAAGCGGAATCCGGCAGCAATGACCCGATGGCTGTATTTCTCACAGTAACATTGATTGAGCTGATACATCACCCTGAGCAATCCATTTGGATACATATCTTGTTGTTTTTATGGGAAATGGGTTTTGGTCTAGCCGTTGGTTTTGTACTCGGACGCTTAGGTGTATATGCGATTAATAAAATGAATTTTGATTCATCCGGTTTGTATCCTGTAATGGCATTGGCATTTGCAGTCTTGACGTATGCGGCGGCATCGTTACTGGAGGCGAGCGGATTGCTGGCGGTATATGTCATGGCCATTGTATTGGGAAATTCCGACTTGACCTACAAGCGATCCATTATTCATTTTAACAATGGCTTCGCCTGGATGGTGCAGATTATGATGTTTGTCCTGCTCGGCCTATTGGTCTTTCCCGATCAATTGCTGGGCATTGCGTGGCAAAGTTTGGCGCTCTCCTTCATCCTCATGCTGGTGGCTCGTCCAATAGGTGTGTTCCTAAGCTTGCTTTTTTCCAGGTACTCTGTTCGCGAGAAGACACTGTTATCCTGGGCAGGACTGCGGGGAGCGGTACCCATTGTACTAGCAACTTATCCATTACTGGACGAAATGGATGTAGGACCTTTGTTTTTTAATGTCGTATTTTTCGTTGTGCTCACCTCTGCGATTATTCAAGGTACCACGATCTCGTGGCTAGCGGTGAAGCTTGGCTTGATGGACCCTAACGAGACATCGTCGCCTTCACTGTTGGAATTAGTTTCTTTGGGAAAAACCACTTCCGAAATCAACCACATTCAGGTACAAAAGGGGATGTCGATAGCCGGCAAGGCGATTCAGGATATACAGCTGCCTGAAGACATCTTATTCACAGCCATTATTCGGAACGAGCAAATTATTGCCCCGAGAGGTACAACTGTGATTGAACCGGGCGATACTTTGTATGTGCTTAGTCCCAAACTTAAGCGACAGCAGATGAAAGAGCTGTTCATGCTACTCGAACCGGAGGCTGCTCCGTAA
- the fumC gene encoding class II fumarate hydratase has translation MNYRIEKDTLGEIKVPADRLWGAQTQRSKENFPIGSEKMPLEVIQAFAVLKKSAAISNYKLGKLSQEKQDAIIYAADEILAGRVDDHFPLVVWQTGSGTQSNMNVNEVIAHLGSEWLQKQGKDAKLHPNDDVNMSQSSNDTFPTALHVAGVIAVEDRLLPAIDKLKETFQQKSEQFKDIIKIGRTHLQDATPLTLGQEISGWYAMLDKSKRMIVDMVQYMKELAIGGTAVGTGINAHPEFGSRTSAEISGFTGKTFTSAPNKFHALTSHDEVVAVHGAIKALAADLMKIANDVRWLASGPRSGLGEITIPANEPGSSIMPGKVNPTQSEALTMVVTQVMGNDAAIGFAASQGNFELNVFKPVIIYNFLQSVHLLADSIIAFNDNCAVGIEPDLAKIEHNLNNSLMLVTALNPHIGYENAAKIAKLAHAEGLSLKEAALRSGLLTEEQFDQYVVPAHMIQPKA, from the coding sequence TTGAACTACCGCATTGAAAAGGATACGTTGGGCGAAATCAAAGTACCGGCAGATCGTTTGTGGGGAGCGCAAACACAGCGCAGTAAGGAAAATTTCCCGATTGGCTCGGAGAAAATGCCATTAGAGGTCATTCAGGCGTTCGCGGTACTCAAAAAAAGTGCGGCGATCAGCAATTATAAGTTGGGTAAGCTATCTCAGGAAAAACAGGATGCCATTATTTATGCAGCGGATGAAATTCTAGCTGGACGAGTGGATGACCATTTTCCATTGGTTGTATGGCAGACAGGGAGCGGTACGCAGTCCAATATGAATGTCAATGAAGTGATTGCTCATCTGGGCAGTGAATGGTTACAAAAACAGGGAAAAGATGCGAAGCTGCATCCGAATGACGATGTGAATATGTCGCAAAGCTCAAATGATACGTTTCCTACAGCGCTTCATGTAGCGGGTGTCATTGCGGTCGAGGACCGTTTGTTGCCTGCCATTGATAAGCTGAAAGAGACTTTTCAACAGAAGTCAGAACAGTTCAAGGATATTATCAAAATTGGTCGAACCCATTTGCAGGATGCTACACCACTTACACTGGGTCAGGAAATTAGCGGCTGGTATGCCATGCTGGATAAAAGCAAGCGGATGATCGTCGACATGGTTCAATATATGAAGGAGCTGGCGATTGGCGGAACAGCAGTGGGCACAGGAATTAATGCTCATCCAGAGTTTGGTTCCCGAACCTCTGCGGAAATTTCCGGCTTCACTGGCAAAACGTTCACTTCTGCACCTAATAAATTTCATGCGCTGACCAGTCACGATGAAGTGGTGGCTGTACATGGAGCAATCAAAGCGCTAGCTGCGGATTTGATGAAAATCGCCAATGATGTTCGCTGGCTGGCTAGTGGTCCGCGAAGCGGCTTGGGGGAAATCACGATTCCTGCTAACGAGCCGGGTAGCTCCATTATGCCAGGTAAGGTAAATCCTACCCAGAGTGAAGCACTGACGATGGTCGTTACGCAAGTCATGGGTAATGATGCAGCTATCGGCTTTGCAGCAAGTCAAGGTAATTTTGAACTGAATGTGTTTAAGCCAGTAATCATATACAACTTTTTGCAATCAGTTCATCTACTGGCCGATTCCATCATTGCTTTTAATGACAACTGTGCCGTTGGCATCGAGCCCGATCTCGCCAAGATTGAGCACAATTTGAATAATTCACTAATGTTGGTGACAGCATTGAATCCACATATTGGATATGAAAATGCTGCTAAAATCGCTAAACTTGCACATGCAGAAGGGCTGTCTCTAAAGGAAGCGGCACTCCGCAGTGGACTGCTGACGGAAGAGCAGTTCGACCAATATGTTGTACCAGCACATATGATTCAGCCCAAAGCCTAA
- a CDS encoding aldose 1-epimerase: protein MTQQHTAIGDLYYGIPAIRLKFGRYEAVALPGNGANLISFRDNETGYSFLREPDAESIEAFKQSPSVYGIPFLFPPNRYEDGKFLWNGVTYELPINEEATHNHLHGFLHTVRWEVEDYGSGEQGSYVVMNQHVREGHPMFRYLPFTFTMKLTYSLDEFGLHQRYVIHNEGDQPIPNLFAFHTAIRVPFVPDSSPEDYKIKVTIGERRELTDRLLATGQFQPLSPEEELMKTTGVSPYFASMDNHYTAAPQNGRNYMELTHSKTGATLVYDVGTAYKHWMIWNNKANQEFICPEPQMNMINAPNRPDLPAEDIGLIALAPGHIFETTSRLYCVTPNKTKS, encoded by the coding sequence ATGACACAACAGCATACTGCAATTGGTGATCTTTATTATGGAATACCGGCGATTCGTCTTAAATTTGGACGATATGAAGCGGTTGCCCTGCCAGGAAACGGCGCAAATCTGATTTCTTTTCGTGACAATGAGACGGGATATTCTTTTTTACGTGAGCCAGATGCTGAGAGCATAGAGGCTTTTAAGCAAAGCCCATCCGTTTACGGAATTCCTTTCTTATTCCCTCCGAATCGATATGAGGATGGAAAATTCCTGTGGAATGGTGTTACATATGAGCTGCCAATTAATGAAGAGGCTACCCATAACCATTTGCACGGCTTTTTACACACCGTTCGGTGGGAGGTTGAGGATTACGGTTCCGGGGAGCAAGGTAGTTATGTGGTAATGAATCAGCATGTAAGGGAAGGGCATCCTATGTTCCGTTATCTACCCTTCACCTTTACGATGAAGCTGACGTACAGCCTTGACGAATTTGGCCTGCATCAGCGTTATGTGATCCATAACGAGGGGGATCAGCCGATTCCCAACTTGTTTGCCTTTCACACAGCCATTCGGGTACCGTTTGTACCTGATAGCTCGCCTGAGGATTACAAGATTAAGGTTACGATCGGTGAGCGGCGTGAGCTGACAGATCGGTTGTTGGCCACTGGACAGTTCCAACCTTTATCCCCGGAAGAGGAACTGATGAAGACAACAGGAGTTAGCCCTTATTTTGCCTCTATGGATAATCATTATACGGCGGCTCCGCAAAATGGACGTAACTATATGGAACTCACACACAGTAAGACAGGTGCTACCCTTGTATACGATGTAGGCACTGCTTATAAGCACTGGATGATCTGGAACAACAAAGCGAACCAGGAATTCATCTGTCCTGAACCGCAAATGAACATGATCAATGCACCGAATCGACCAGACTTGCCTGCGGAAGACATCGGGTTAATTGCACTGGCTCCGGGACATATTTTTGAAACAACCAGCCGTCTGTATTGTGTTACTCCGAATAAAACGAAATCTTAA
- a CDS encoding MBL fold metallo-hydrolase, with protein MANHLFTEGMTANEEAAPDLLSLRTLFVNVCFIGEPGSRSWVLVDTGMAGFTDSIIRLAEERFTGPPVAIVLTHGHFDHVGSVIELVQHWGTPVYAHPLELPYLTGMKDYQKPDPSVGGGLMSGISFLYPNDAIDLDDRITSLPQDGSVPGAPGWKWLHTPGHTPGHVSLFHERRRLMVAGDAFITVKQESALAVLLQEKEIHGPPAYFTTDWQAAQRSVKMLAGLKPAIAVTGHGHFMQGAELTDQLEQLAGNFEHMAVPKQGRYV; from the coding sequence TTGGCAAATCATCTGTTCACCGAAGGAATGACGGCAAATGAAGAGGCTGCTCCCGATCTCCTGAGCTTACGGACGCTGTTTGTAAATGTGTGTTTTATCGGAGAGCCGGGAAGCCGATCCTGGGTGCTGGTGGATACGGGGATGGCAGGATTCACAGACTCGATTATACGCCTAGCTGAGGAACGGTTTACGGGTCCTCCGGTTGCTATTGTGCTTACTCACGGTCATTTTGACCATGTAGGTTCGGTTATTGAGTTGGTTCAGCATTGGGGTACACCTGTTTATGCACACCCTTTGGAATTACCTTATTTAACGGGAATGAAAGATTATCAAAAACCTGACCCTAGTGTTGGGGGAGGCTTGATGTCGGGAATTTCCTTCTTGTATCCCAATGATGCTATAGATCTCGATGATCGCATCACCTCCTTGCCCCAAGATGGCAGTGTCCCCGGCGCCCCTGGTTGGAAGTGGCTGCATACACCAGGACATACGCCTGGTCATGTATCGCTTTTTCATGAGCGGAGACGCTTAATGGTAGCTGGTGACGCTTTTATCACGGTAAAGCAGGAATCGGCCTTGGCTGTGCTTTTACAGGAAAAAGAAATCCACGGACCGCCTGCGTATTTTACAACAGATTGGCAAGCTGCACAGCGGTCAGTGAAGATGTTAGCCGGCTTAAAGCCTGCAATCGCAGTTACAGGGCATGGACATTTCATGCAAGGTGCCGAGCTGACTGATCAGTTGGAACAGCTGGCTGGAAATTTTGAACACATGGCAGTACCCAAACAAGGACGTTATGTGTAA
- a CDS encoding FadR/GntR family transcriptional regulator — MNHGMMPFQAVKRKQIADEVAEQLQRKIAAGEWNVGTKIPTEPELMKLFGVGRSTVREAVSVLVHAGLLEKKQGHGTFVCQPTTSQEPLDYRLSRAEIIEVYEVRSVLELEIARLAALRRNDEDLRLMREALDRRAATLAAGDMNGYLDADITFHLAVAAATGNKVLTDVYRSFVEAIRKALRNLITDPVMPNHFTLQHEKIYEAILDQDGKAAELYSIQHLDGTKLELQKHMGSS; from the coding sequence ATGAATCATGGAATGATGCCTTTTCAAGCTGTTAAACGCAAGCAAATTGCAGATGAAGTGGCTGAGCAGTTGCAACGAAAAATTGCTGCTGGTGAATGGAATGTAGGCACTAAGATTCCAACCGAGCCCGAGCTTATGAAGCTATTTGGAGTCGGGCGATCTACAGTTCGGGAGGCGGTTAGCGTACTGGTGCATGCCGGTCTATTAGAGAAAAAGCAAGGACACGGGACCTTTGTCTGCCAACCGACGACTTCTCAAGAACCATTGGATTACCGACTAAGCCGTGCTGAAATTATTGAAGTTTATGAAGTGCGGAGCGTGCTGGAACTGGAGATTGCCAGATTAGCTGCATTACGTCGTAATGACGAAGATTTACGCTTGATGCGAGAGGCACTGGACCGTCGAGCTGCGACATTGGCCGCTGGAGATATGAATGGGTACTTGGATGCGGATATCACTTTTCACTTGGCTGTTGCAGCAGCTACAGGCAATAAGGTGCTTACGGACGTATACCGCAGCTTTGTAGAGGCTATTCGCAAGGCGCTGAGAAATCTGATTACCGATCCGGTGATGCCAAATCATTTTACACTTCAGCATGAAAAAATTTATGAAGCGATCTTGGATCAGGATGGTAAGGCTGCAGAGCTATATAGTATTCAGCATTTGGACGGCACCAAGCTGGAGCTGCAAAAGCATATGGGAAGTTCCTAA
- a CDS encoding 2-isopropylmalate synthase, with translation MRKIWVLDTTLRDGEQSPGVSLTSTEKVEIALQLQKLGVDRIETGFPATSPGEIISMQEIAKQVTQATLVGFARSKEQDIDAVREALRGAEDACLHLFLATSPIHRQHKLRMDKAKVLETAAAAIRYGRKYFSKVEFSAEDASRTELDFICEVVDMAIRAGATVVNLPDTVGYASPDQFGEMFRFVKQQVPGIEKIQLSTHCHDDLGMATANTLAAIRNGVDQFEGTINGIGERAGNTPIEEVALALDTRTDLYGAQTSLVLEELYATSRLVSKRTGMSVPGNKAIVGANAFAHESGIHQDGMLKERTTYEIVSPERIGLKTSKLVLGKHSGSHAFKEKLADMGFDVLTEEQLQAAFRKFKALADKKKQVLDEDLLVLMDESRNASPQIYTLNSIQVSYGNQSVPVASIRLNKQDGTSIDEVAMGNGSVDAIFHAIDKASGEVVELEDYSIQSVTYGKDALGEVHAILRQGEYTALGRGTSTDILEASAKAYIDALNKLLGRKVVHAKSNITIN, from the coding sequence ATGCGCAAAATATGGGTGTTGGACACAACGTTAAGAGATGGAGAACAATCACCAGGAGTTAGCTTAACCAGCACAGAAAAGGTGGAAATCGCTCTTCAGCTTCAAAAATTAGGCGTAGATCGGATTGAGACCGGCTTTCCGGCAACCTCACCTGGTGAGATCATCAGCATGCAGGAGATTGCCAAACAGGTCACCCAAGCAACACTGGTTGGTTTTGCACGCTCGAAAGAGCAGGATATAGATGCGGTCAGAGAAGCTCTACGGGGAGCGGAGGACGCTTGTCTTCACTTGTTCCTGGCTACCTCACCTATTCATCGCCAGCATAAGCTACGAATGGATAAAGCGAAGGTATTAGAGACCGCTGCTGCTGCCATTCGTTATGGACGTAAGTATTTCAGCAAGGTAGAATTTTCGGCAGAGGATGCCAGTCGTACCGAGTTGGACTTTATTTGTGAAGTTGTAGATATGGCAATTCGCGCTGGAGCGACCGTCGTCAATTTACCGGATACCGTGGGTTATGCCTCGCCAGATCAGTTTGGAGAAATGTTTAGATTCGTAAAACAACAAGTACCAGGTATTGAAAAAATACAGCTTAGCACACACTGTCATGATGATCTTGGGATGGCAACAGCTAATACGCTGGCAGCTATCCGTAACGGTGTAGATCAATTTGAAGGTACCATTAATGGCATTGGCGAGCGAGCCGGAAATACACCTATCGAGGAGGTCGCACTGGCCCTTGACACGAGAACCGATCTCTATGGTGCACAAACGAGTCTGGTTTTGGAGGAACTGTATGCTACCAGTCGACTGGTAAGCAAACGTACTGGAATGTCGGTACCGGGGAACAAGGCCATTGTTGGGGCCAACGCATTTGCACATGAGTCCGGTATACACCAGGACGGAATGCTAAAGGAGCGTACAACATATGAGATCGTGTCTCCTGAGCGCATTGGTTTGAAGACCAGTAAACTTGTATTAGGCAAGCATTCGGGAAGTCATGCGTTTAAGGAAAAACTGGCGGACATGGGGTTTGATGTTTTGACAGAGGAACAACTTCAGGCTGCATTTCGCAAATTCAAAGCCTTGGCAGATAAGAAAAAACAGGTGTTGGATGAGGATTTACTTGTCCTGATGGATGAAAGCCGCAATGCCTCACCTCAAATTTACACACTAAATTCTATTCAGGTGTCCTATGGTAATCAGTCGGTTCCAGTCGCCTCTATACGGTTGAATAAGCAAGATGGCACATCAATTGATGAAGTTGCGATGGGTAATGGTTCTGTAGATGCGATTTTTCATGCGATTGACAAGGCTAGTGGTGAAGTGGTGGAGTTGGAGGATTACTCCATCCAGTCTGTAACGTATGGCAAAGATGCGTTGGGGGAAGTTCACGCTATTTTGAGGCAAGGTGAGTACACAGCACTGGGAAGAGGTACTAGTACAGATATTTTGGAAGCTAGCGCTAAAGCTTATATCGACGCACTAAATAAGCTACTGGGCAGAAAAGTAGTGCATGCCAAAAGCAACATCACGATTAACTGA
- a CDS encoding aminopeptidase: MSDFQQKLQKYAELAVRVGANVQPGQTLIVHAPILSAELVRLIVKSAYTVGAKLVKVKWSDETVTRLQYELAPDETFNIAPKWYAAEMTEEVENGAAVLHVIAENPDLLQGIPSSRITAAQRVRSHELRQYREYQMADKFSWSLIAYPSAEWAAKVFPDLPASEQMDKLWEAIFSTVRVDLDNPVEAWNEHLKTLSSKADILNSKRYKKLHYLAPGTDLTIELAKDHLWVAAESVNQQGHTFVANMPTEEVFTAPLKTGVNGKVSSTKPLSYSGNIIDNFSLTFENGRIVDVQAETGLETLQHLVEMDEGSHYLGEVALVPHKSPISDKNILFYNTLFDENASNHLAIGNAYAFNLKGGKDMTQEELAANGLNSSLTHVDFMIGSGEMDINGVTEDGTEEPIFRKGNWAI; the protein is encoded by the coding sequence ATGTCAGATTTTCAACAAAAATTGCAGAAATATGCGGAATTAGCCGTTCGAGTGGGCGCCAATGTCCAACCTGGGCAGACACTTATCGTTCATGCGCCAATCTTGTCCGCCGAACTCGTACGACTTATCGTTAAATCAGCATATACTGTCGGAGCTAAGCTGGTAAAAGTAAAATGGAGTGATGAGACGGTTACCCGATTACAGTATGAACTAGCTCCTGATGAAACTTTTAATATTGCTCCCAAATGGTACGCAGCCGAAATGACTGAAGAAGTCGAAAATGGCGCTGCAGTGCTCCATGTCATTGCCGAGAATCCTGATTTGCTTCAAGGGATTCCGTCCAGCAGAATTACCGCTGCTCAGCGTGTGCGATCCCATGAGTTACGTCAATACCGTGAATACCAAATGGCTGACAAGTTTAGCTGGTCTCTGATTGCTTATCCTTCAGCAGAATGGGCAGCCAAAGTATTTCCTGATCTGCCAGCTTCCGAGCAAATGGATAAACTGTGGGAAGCCATTTTCAGCACTGTACGTGTGGATCTGGACAACCCTGTGGAGGCGTGGAATGAGCATTTGAAAACCCTCTCCAGCAAAGCTGATATTTTAAATTCCAAACGCTATAAAAAGCTGCATTATCTGGCGCCAGGTACAGACCTCACTATCGAACTGGCAAAAGACCATCTATGGGTAGCAGCCGAAAGCGTCAACCAACAGGGACATACTTTTGTAGCCAACATGCCTACTGAAGAGGTATTTACTGCTCCACTTAAAACGGGAGTAAACGGTAAAGTCAGCAGCACCAAGCCACTCAGCTACAGTGGCAATATCATCGACAACTTCTCACTGACCTTTGAAAATGGTCGTATTGTCGATGTACAGGCCGAGACTGGTCTGGAGACTCTCCAGCATCTCGTAGAAATGGACGAAGGTTCACACTACCTGGGCGAGGTTGCGCTCGTGCCTCATAAGTCACCGATCTCTGATAAAAATATTTTATTCTACAATACATTGTTTGATGAAAATGCCTCTAACCATCTGGCTATCGGTAATGCTTATGCATTCAATCTTAAAGGCGGTAAGGATATGACTCAAGAGGAGTTGGCTGCCAACGGTCTGAACTCCAGTCTGACTCACGTCGATTTTATGATTGGTTCAGGTGAAATGGATATCAACGGCGTTACCGAAGACGGTACTGAGGAACCGATCTTCCGTAAAGGAAATTGGGCGATTTAA
- a CDS encoding glycerol dehydrogenase, which yields MSEKVFISPGKYVQGKNVIDKTGEYVKPLGHTALVIADKLVWEIAADRVVKSLEQADITAIKVEFQGEASKNEVNRIADEGRSGQVDIVIGVGGGKTLDTAKAVNELLGSSVVIVPTTASTDAPTSALSVLYTDEGAFDTYTFFSKNPSLILVDTKVISQAPPLFLSSGIADAMATWIEARAVIEARATTMAGGLPTLAAEAIASKCEEVLFDYGLQAYESVKRKVVTPALEAVVEANTLLSGLGFESGGLAGAHAIHNGFTVLEGDIHHLTHGQKVAFGTLVQLALEKRPLTEVERYIDFYLKLDLPVTLEDIKLQEASREDLYRVAQAATKEGETAHNLPFAVTADDVLDAILAADQYSVAYKTKIGHRN from the coding sequence ATGAGCGAAAAAGTATTTATTAGTCCAGGTAAATATGTGCAAGGGAAAAATGTGATTGATAAAACAGGTGAATATGTTAAGCCTTTAGGCCATACGGCTTTGGTTATTGCGGACAAGCTGGTTTGGGAGATTGCAGCCGATCGAGTGGTCAAAAGTCTGGAGCAGGCTGATATCACTGCTATAAAGGTTGAGTTTCAAGGAGAAGCATCCAAAAATGAAGTAAACCGTATTGCTGATGAGGGACGAAGCGGCCAGGTCGATATTGTCATTGGTGTAGGTGGCGGTAAAACACTGGATACCGCCAAAGCCGTTAATGAGCTACTCGGTTCCTCGGTGGTGATTGTTCCAACAACCGCCTCTACAGATGCCCCTACCAGTGCTCTATCTGTTTTGTACACGGATGAGGGTGCATTTGATACGTACACCTTTTTCAGTAAAAATCCGAGCTTAATCCTGGTTGACACGAAGGTCATATCTCAGGCACCGCCTTTGTTCCTCTCCTCAGGTATTGCGGATGCCATGGCAACGTGGATTGAAGCCCGTGCAGTCATTGAAGCTCGTGCTACAACTATGGCTGGCGGCTTGCCAACCTTGGCGGCAGAAGCCATTGCGTCCAAGTGCGAGGAGGTTCTTTTCGATTACGGACTGCAAGCTTATGAATCTGTGAAGCGCAAAGTCGTTACACCAGCGCTTGAAGCGGTGGTAGAAGCCAATACATTGCTAAGCGGTTTGGGCTTTGAAAGTGGCGGCTTGGCAGGTGCACATGCCATTCACAATGGTTTTACCGTACTCGAAGGAGACATTCATCACCTGACGCATGGCCAAAAAGTAGCTTTTGGCACCTTAGTACAGCTTGCCTTGGAAAAAAGACCTTTAACTGAGGTGGAGCGGTATATTGATTTTTACCTAAAACTGGATCTACCGGTTACGCTGGAAGACATTAAGCTGCAGGAAGCTTCCCGAGAGGATTTATACCGGGTAGCTCAGGCTGCTACCAAAGAAGGCGAAACCGCTCACAATTTACCATTTGCTGTTACAGCGGATGATGTGCTTGATGCGATTTTAGCGGCTGATCAGTATTCAGTTGCCTACAAGACTAAAATTGGACATAGAAACTAA
- the bioB gene encoding biotin synthase BioB: protein MNLFNKAVNWDSLAEKAIHFSNLTLEEGTAVLEADDVEILPIMQAAFQVRHHFYGKKVKLNMIMNAKSGLCPEDCGYCSQSIVSTAPVSKYSMLDKESLLAGAREALARKAGTYCIVASGKGPTDRELDQVIDAVQEISRTMPLKICACLGILKGDQAQRLADAGVHRYNHNLNTSKANYPSITTTHTYDQRIETVKMAQSHGMSPCSGVIIGMGETNEEIVHMAYALRELDADSIPINFLNPIPGTPLGEAQRISPIQALKVLALFRFICPSKEIRVAGGRELNLRSLQPLSLYAANSIFVGDYLTTAGQEVTADHQMIEDFGFEIEMCALSAV from the coding sequence ATGAATTTATTCAATAAGGCTGTAAATTGGGACTCATTAGCTGAAAAAGCGATACATTTCAGCAATCTGACGCTGGAAGAAGGCACGGCGGTACTGGAAGCGGACGATGTGGAAATATTACCGATTATGCAAGCTGCATTTCAGGTAAGGCATCATTTTTACGGAAAAAAAGTAAAGCTCAATATGATCATGAACGCCAAAAGTGGTCTGTGCCCGGAGGATTGTGGTTATTGCTCACAATCCATCGTTTCTACGGCACCTGTCAGCAAGTATAGTATGCTAGATAAGGAATCATTGTTGGCTGGGGCAAGGGAAGCCCTAGCACGAAAAGCGGGGACATATTGCATTGTAGCTTCCGGCAAAGGTCCGACAGATCGGGAGCTGGATCAGGTGATTGATGCTGTACAAGAAATTAGTCGTACCATGCCGCTCAAAATTTGCGCTTGCTTGGGGATTCTCAAGGGAGATCAAGCACAGCGATTGGCAGATGCTGGGGTACACCGTTACAATCATAATTTAAATACAAGCAAAGCCAACTATCCCTCGATTACGACCACACATACATATGACCAACGCATCGAAACTGTGAAAATGGCTCAATCACACGGAATGTCTCCATGCTCTGGCGTTATTATCGGTATGGGGGAGACGAATGAGGAAATCGTTCACATGGCTTATGCCTTACGAGAGTTGGATGCCGACTCTATTCCGATTAATTTCCTGAATCCAATCCCCGGAACCCCTTTGGGAGAAGCACAGCGGATCTCGCCGATCCAAGCTTTAAAGGTGTTGGCACTGTTTCGGTTCATCTGTCCATCCAAAGAAATACGCGTCGCAGGCGGAAGGGAATTGAATTTACGCTCATTACAACCGCTATCCCTTTATGCAGCAAATTCGATTTTTGTAGGAGATTATTTAACGACAGCAGGCCAAGAAGTTACCGCTGATCATCAAATGATAGAAGATTTTGGCTTTGAAATTGAGATGTGTGCCCTTTCAGCCGTATAA